In Zingiber officinale cultivar Zhangliang chromosome 6A, Zo_v1.1, whole genome shotgun sequence, a single genomic region encodes these proteins:
- the LOC121997960 gene encoding uncharacterized protein LOC121997960 isoform X5, with translation MEAKENGEKVSCEYKLRENPLRRKEKVFVGCGAGFGGDRPQAALKLLRTVKELDYLVLECLAERTLAERYQLMMSGGKGYDTRISDWMSMLLPLAVERGTCIITNMGAVDPLGAQQVVLDLTTKLGFDITIAAVYEIFKETSGFKFSYEGCKILEGFLHVKGVSTYMGAAPIVECLERYKPHVVITSRVADAALFLAPMVYELGWNWNDFSELAQGALAGHLLECGCQLTGGYFMHPAGDKNREFSIEQILNLSLPYAEIGYKGEVCLAKAEGSGGLLNSSTCAEQLLYEVRDPSSYITPDVVIDLRNVCFSSLSNDKVLCCGAKPSSIPFPDKLLQLVPNDCGWKGWGEISYGGFGCIRRAEVAEFLVRSWVEEAYPGISDSIISYIIGHDSLKATRASQSVSFVEPVDVRLRMDGLFNLKEHAMCLVQEFTALYTNGPAAGGGICTGHKREIILHKKLVERESIFWRTEIKKSESKQPSKKDDLHDHPDRMNITREENEVLLPSNNSITDPMSSAPAEPTQPNKKIPLYKLAHSRAGDKGNDLNFSIIPHLPNDIDKLKQLLTADWVKHVVSSLLDISSFPNSKAIEQRNKQMEQVNVEIYEVPGIHSLNIVVRNILDGGVNCSRRIDRHGKTISDLILCQEVSWPPLTSEDV, from the exons ATGGAAGCGAAGGAGAACGGTGAAAAAGTCAGCTGCGAGTATAAATTG AGGGAAAATCCTTTGAGGAGGAAAGAGAAGGTTTTTGTTGGTTGTGGGGCGGGTTTTGGTGGAGATAGACCGCAGGCAGCACTCAAATTGCTCCGAACTGTTAAAGAACTTGATTATCTTGTGCTTGAATGTTTGGCTGAAAGAACACTTGCCGAGCGATATCAACTTATGATGTCTGGAGGAAAAGGTTACGACACTCGAA TATCGGATTGGATGTCAATGCTTCTACCTTTGGCTGTAGAAAGAGGAACTTGTATAATAACTAACATGGGTGCAG TGGATCCTCTTGGCGCACAACAAGTGGTGCTTGACCTTACAACAAAACTTGGATTTGATATAACTATTGCAGCTGTTTATGAAATTTTTAAGGAGACATCAG GTTTTAAGTTTTCATATGAAGGATGCAAGATTTTAGAAGGG TTTTTACATGTGAAAGGCGTAAGCACTTACATGGGAGCCGCTCCAATAGTTGAATGTCTTGAGAGGTACAAGCCCCATGTTGTCATTACTTCGAGGGTTGCTGATGCTGCACTATTCTTAGCTCCAATG GTCTATGAACTAGGATGGAATTGGAACGATTTCAGTGAGCTAGCACAGGGGGCTCTGGCTGGCCATCTTCTTGAGTGTGGTTGTCAACTCACAGGTGGATATTTTATGCATCCAG CAGGAGACAAGAATCGAGAATTTTCTATTGAACAGATCTTGAATTTGTCACTTCCATATGCTGAAATTGGTTATAAAGGAGAAGTATGCTTAGCCAAAGCAGAAGGAAGTGGTGGTCTTCTCAACagtagcacatgtgctgaacagCTCCTTTATGAAGTTAGAGATCCTAGCTCCTACATTACTCCTGATGTG GTTATAGACCTGAGAAATGTATGCTTCAGCTCGTTGTCAAATGATAAAGTTCTTTGCTGTGGGGCAAAGCCTTCAAGCATTCCTTTTCCTGATAAGCTTCTGCAATTGGTTCCAAAT GATTGTGGATGGAAAGGATGGGGAGAGATATCTTATGGAGGATTTGGATGCATTAGACGTGCTGAGGTTGCAGAGTTTTTG GTGAGATCATGGGTGGAGGAAGCATATCCTGGAATTAGTGATAGTATAATATCTTATATTATCGGACATGACAGCCTGAAGGCAACTAGAGCTAGTCAGAGTGTTTCGTTTGTGGAACCGGTGGATGTTAGGCTTCGCATGGATGGCTTGTTCAATTTGAAGGAGCATGCAATGTGCTTAGTTCAAGAGTTTACAGCTCTGTATACTAATGGGCCAGCTGCTGGTGGTGGTATTTG CACTGGACACAAGAGGGAAATCATTCTTCATAAGAAACTG GTTGAGCGGGAAAGTATTTTCTGGAGAACTGAGATAAAGAAATCAGAGTCCAAGCAGCCATCCAAAAAGGATGATCTGCATGATCATCCAGATCGTATGAACATTacaagagaagaaaatgaagttttgCTTCCCTCGAACAACTCTATCACTGATCCAATGTCCTCTGCACCAGCTGAGCCTACTCAACCCAACAAGAAAATCCCTCTGTATAAACTCGCCCATAGCAGGGCTGGTGACAAAGGAAATGACTTGAACTTCTCAATCATCCCTCACCTTCCCAATGATATCGACAAGCTTAAACAGTTATTAACTGCAGATTGGGTCAAGCATGTGGTTTCATCCCTCCTCGACATTTCATCCTTTCCCAACAGCAAAGCAATTGAGCAGAGGAACAAGCAGATGGAACAGGTAAACGTAGAAATTTATGAAGTCCCTGGTATCCATTCTCTCAATATTGTAGTGCGGAATATACTTGATGGAGGTGTGAACTGTTCACGAAGGATAGACCGGCATGGGAAGACCATTTCCGATCTCATATTGTGTCAGGAAGTCAGCTGGCCTCCATTGACATCTGAAGATGTATAG
- the LOC121997960 gene encoding uncharacterized protein LOC121997960 isoform X7 produces the protein MEAKENGEKVSCEYKLRENPLRRKEKVFVGCGAGFGGDRPQAALKLLRTVKELDYLVLECLAERTLAERYQLMMSGGKGYDTRISDWMSMLLPLAVERGTCIITNMGAVDPLGAQQVVLDLTTKLGFDITIAAVYEIFKETSGFPVLSQKLYPLYATGQAMRDELEKLYFNDKSFLHVKGVSTYMGAAPIVECLERYKPHVVITSRVADAALFLAPMVYELGWNWNDFSELAQGALAGHLLECGCQLTGGYFMHPAGDKNREFSIEQILNLSLPYAEIGYKGEVCLAKAEGSGGLLNSSTCAEQLLYEVRDPSSYITPDVVIDLRNVCFSSLSNDKVLCCGAKPSSIPFPDKLLQLVPNDCGWKGWGEISYGGFGCIRRAEVAEFLVRSWVEEAYPGISDSIISYIIGHDSLKATRASQSVSFVEPVDVRLRMDGLFNLKEHAMCLVQEFTALYTNGPAAGGGICTGHKREIILHKKLVERESIFWRTEIKKSESKQPSKKDDLHDHPDRMNITREENEVLLPSNNSITDPMSSAPAEPTQPNKKIPLYKLAHSRAGDKGNDLNFSIIPHLPNDIDKLKQLLTADWVKHVVSSLLDISSFPNSKAIEQRNKQMEQTGMGRPFPISYCVRKSAGLH, from the exons ATGGAAGCGAAGGAGAACGGTGAAAAAGTCAGCTGCGAGTATAAATTG AGGGAAAATCCTTTGAGGAGGAAAGAGAAGGTTTTTGTTGGTTGTGGGGCGGGTTTTGGTGGAGATAGACCGCAGGCAGCACTCAAATTGCTCCGAACTGTTAAAGAACTTGATTATCTTGTGCTTGAATGTTTGGCTGAAAGAACACTTGCCGAGCGATATCAACTTATGATGTCTGGAGGAAAAGGTTACGACACTCGAA TATCGGATTGGATGTCAATGCTTCTACCTTTGGCTGTAGAAAGAGGAACTTGTATAATAACTAACATGGGTGCAG TGGATCCTCTTGGCGCACAACAAGTGGTGCTTGACCTTACAACAAAACTTGGATTTGATATAACTATTGCAGCTGTTTATGAAATTTTTAAGGAGACATCAG GATTCCCCGTACTATCTCAGAAACTTTATCCGCTATATGCAACAGGGCAGGCTATGAGAGATGAATTGGAAAAATTATACTTTAATGACAAATCG TTTTTACATGTGAAAGGCGTAAGCACTTACATGGGAGCCGCTCCAATAGTTGAATGTCTTGAGAGGTACAAGCCCCATGTTGTCATTACTTCGAGGGTTGCTGATGCTGCACTATTCTTAGCTCCAATG GTCTATGAACTAGGATGGAATTGGAACGATTTCAGTGAGCTAGCACAGGGGGCTCTGGCTGGCCATCTTCTTGAGTGTGGTTGTCAACTCACAGGTGGATATTTTATGCATCCAG CAGGAGACAAGAATCGAGAATTTTCTATTGAACAGATCTTGAATTTGTCACTTCCATATGCTGAAATTGGTTATAAAGGAGAAGTATGCTTAGCCAAAGCAGAAGGAAGTGGTGGTCTTCTCAACagtagcacatgtgctgaacagCTCCTTTATGAAGTTAGAGATCCTAGCTCCTACATTACTCCTGATGTG GTTATAGACCTGAGAAATGTATGCTTCAGCTCGTTGTCAAATGATAAAGTTCTTTGCTGTGGGGCAAAGCCTTCAAGCATTCCTTTTCCTGATAAGCTTCTGCAATTGGTTCCAAAT GATTGTGGATGGAAAGGATGGGGAGAGATATCTTATGGAGGATTTGGATGCATTAGACGTGCTGAGGTTGCAGAGTTTTTG GTGAGATCATGGGTGGAGGAAGCATATCCTGGAATTAGTGATAGTATAATATCTTATATTATCGGACATGACAGCCTGAAGGCAACTAGAGCTAGTCAGAGTGTTTCGTTTGTGGAACCGGTGGATGTTAGGCTTCGCATGGATGGCTTGTTCAATTTGAAGGAGCATGCAATGTGCTTAGTTCAAGAGTTTACAGCTCTGTATACTAATGGGCCAGCTGCTGGTGGTGGTATTTG CACTGGACACAAGAGGGAAATCATTCTTCATAAGAAACTG GTTGAGCGGGAAAGTATTTTCTGGAGAACTGAGATAAAGAAATCAGAGTCCAAGCAGCCATCCAAAAAGGATGATCTGCATGATCATCCAGATCGTATGAACATTacaagagaagaaaatgaagttttgCTTCCCTCGAACAACTCTATCACTGATCCAATGTCCTCTGCACCAGCTGAGCCTACTCAACCCAACAAGAAAATCCCTCTGTATAAACTCGCCCATAGCAGGGCTGGTGACAAAGGAAATGACTTGAACTTCTCAATCATCCCTCACCTTCCCAATGATATCGACAAGCTTAAACAGTTATTAACTGCAGATTGGGTCAAGCATGTGGTTTCATCCCTCCTCGACATTTCATCCTTTCCCAACAGCAAAGCAATTGAGCAGAGGAACAAGCAGATGGAACAG ACCGGCATGGGAAGACCATTTCCGATCTCATATTGTGTCAGGAAGTCAGCTGGCCTCCATTGA